One genomic segment of Gasterosteus aculeatus chromosome 6, fGasAcu3.hap1.1, whole genome shotgun sequence includes these proteins:
- the tacc2 gene encoding uncharacterized protein tacc2 isoform X7, with amino-acid sequence MQFCRRVLCKPCSARVTSPEEDMEYKMGSCIGISRRQVEAPAESLTRRDDRALLTDASTGRQGLLAEPALPDIAVIAGVEESACEPGDELEFPHDLLPSLDFSSEFHIWESSLGRAQSSSGERKCEQGNPLLAGLQPHMDSRPQGVIDARPHDSDPLLPDAQPPPQPAAAPCQVSKSVTPPLSLLVDRELQEAFQQCEEQMASLGMFNPIEPPSTTSETVKVERKTGDGLVNKSYESSPPPPIVIQQGHSNGVHGNKSTHGDSEAANPRTDTVVFSFRNYILGTESSPTAAKKESEIEAKHSLDKCPELKTDKEIKMVEQKETPTQTQLETTKDLFKEEDNYIALSDREERVNSYAAVGEHCTLDCNSVIKEEGTEATTETVDTKKDNCGNESSNCVCVFEKGETDDSVNETSEGSKDAFAETTTGANNYRDQDQEANTDKWMNSCDKHAGLDKKAKKKEKKKQRKKKKVEEKHIETENKAKTQPENDLKDTSLKNAGNHKGSTADIKPGTRADGQNVICGEQPDNGCDSKRQLSPGGSPSPPLSSPHSRLDHLTDSICSPVSNRAFSHNHITDAPCGVNHSSILQRKQHVTECVIDNHNTPGTYVQNAVINASVHPEKRSCPQTREAKVTSDAAILSHENRSPLSNTQTCVGASGVDAALEEASVVVAALPLATPTMPEVIESKREGESERRDSGERAATVAIAERERAVGDKDLGGVEKCSGSADGEKEGLLDSLSPLALICSRGEEGEAASKESRSVKMPHSSTEAEMNGARGTSARSPDAEMPADKGDGAKEAPLLAACSDTPPYGLLTGPDCLDHSAARSGGAGEGGGGGGGGGGEDVGKKARLTKVHSLFSQPEGSASGVSSAGTESPPPTNVAESQLRSQSWSEPIATISGTICTEQDRHEEAILPLLIELRSGDTNGGVRADLGNNLIAEDAPSCEKSSITETERNDGQVVPPLLPPQHLHTSQQILAERALGVLVGQSSRGTSRGNNRVHFADSVKQEGGSSVVVGRMAVSTMDCASLPPLTVHESLRYPVVEASYTFPDFLGVEKSEIATNAAHAADELATRSSADFPKPQKDVRLDEGGKDTGEKIKEDPVGNENLKTNSVDLKSVDMTCSKQRPSATERSQTGDLSQRVERATADADHSIDEEVSAKVTKHSKGDTEKEALNPGLSTEKKINKLHAEFQKSPVICDEGNQHPPSSCSLDPADDVTRQPLSDVSADLPGEQLSTDLVTCSDTETVTMICTASPQTKPRDPNDQPPTHLDQTPPHGRVTTDAMEIESHSCDLTMEESATSEEVTVCDPSIPVIEQCSSNSSLVLQPPGPMLSHLEFITDSDVSLPEHTIICGSDGDATKVEGGADGNKSREMTRTSSAPDLQHGDIGVKEDETCLKPEDGNYTMESVAELDNSAFNNRNIPFTLLGNVFPPQPPSAGNVLAKGLSGNVISQSHTEPGPTCFKPSICVASITDDLFNISCQRSSDLPTKEACDDIKQKDMNKTPGGQTSVVFAEKKEKVEEATMDNQKEAADSGKLQTGKTVKTQQQCYGPDEEAVDTIEVLQVPHEHEVKNTESTGTNINEGETKIAFASQSQTSSLPALKPAGSPREGLGSKVESGIEPHTVHVLSLCQTPTATPERCSHGATAPDVSAALGQSRSTPEPNCFAQQQEQPQWPLGSRHPAEELSGDCLERGEGTNRQGRPIPALVLGGTGVVEGGDSSVWSVDEWTRDGSSGDGEEGAKSTAALDGVYVPSHLAGDVDESGRAAERNASAGIVRVTASSHAEEIRQGVNENKCPALAVAGSDTDTGFASELVCKGQQKGNLSTDRQDQHGEQETSKNTAVSVESASKEPEASLVQTTVLSKFSTDSQGIHPVVFPCENQAGEIHTSMFSTLVVQAGSVEKDFRDANAKSNSGVTEEREIQDTACEPLELQNAAETTATQSSPAVQTPIKGPDVEETTKEDKAALGKEKASRQGEGQIEIEAMTKQEVTDQTGSAKDSSSFGVSKESGNDTSEYEGMSDGKTVEEVSVNPEAGDLPAGKPETNRIQALKEAAKLSQCEQETSRPLPSLESPQLEFLTPTEEPAAPWRQEEIHPPDRAADNTTETPALNILKKPVDLPKPLKKTAELLEPTRSTKAVFLEEAVKVELPKAPQQTVELPEPTQGTRVEVPEEDRVELPKAPQQTVELPEPTQGTTRVEVPEEEERVELLTAAQQIVELPEGTQGTRVEVPEEEEKVELPKAPQQTVELPEPTQGTRVEVPEEKRVELLTAAQQIVELPEPRREPQTSSEKEEQPPELLESTKSPEEIPEPTNNEIEIPEPNKASTEPPEPEKRLSRELPEEPRETPVESQPGETFKVPAVQDPAEERQDSGSSLAEQAGRGDRVPASPPPPAPEHHLSPAVPPHLQDTTEFPTPPPTPPERHTPEAPPTPPASPCIPPAPLPAPASPPLNPASQCEDRCPAAAPCPAPLRSSDSDGAFETPEATTPVKAVSPIDPPTQQLTSDDKVADSELTSADATCGTPTIVFDENKPIAASGQYNIEFPADSTSHTLTRSLSLQGGELDSGGLLDGSSVGGFRPHSESFSVGTESAPGTLRRPKKVHPGSVRKKPLPRQNSNPESPRPASSSSTPEIKKRAKPRTASPLQPQEEAEGGSATPSPGGTLRRTRKSRVETPPPLPEEANSTSQEEGLVVPALPLCQEDTPLVSSPTGNGESPIPPNTSYKWDPDNFEDIDPFNTGGSKVANSPVLGRKGPVCAPIATPPESPPISSVEPGPPAPLQEPITNPEEQPIIPTRQSVRLEFDYSEEGSEASHQASLPPKKVGKKPGGKMPLRKPKLGLKKAPKAQTEQLDNNPPATHNGNEEDIPVPQVSYKLEPDKWDDPNFNPFTSKKGITNSPKQSRPSHAFDTNDFDDSEDPFKSSNKMANSPPKATASFDLSSNDYDNENDNDNIGELENQNQNKPGKKKKTPIKSNTFRVKRSPKKSPLSDPSQDPTPTDETPSLRPKDDHATDEEKLASSTGHKWAALHDMEADLNSDQQDFPQPSDLTSFVNENSLPPQTPVQDYEIEYMEKLGSASPPLSVKKPSLYLKLDSVSDSLTKNTCAHGSEPSSPCTGSFEEMEAQITADMKTPVLSTRSGPQGSAGDKGRKREGESLSRTQSAERDEQSPYQGPVEAPAPVLAMPLLDRLSECDDFLQYLEPDLAETNPTAFAGKLQEELVLAALRIEALQVAKNISQCPSLSTHRDACSPVESGVSKNSLYTRTTTSYIEGESTNLPRELDHSLGIARDEIVTKEKEVLEWQRKYEDSRQEVVEMRRIVAEYEKTIAQMIEDDQKEKSLSHHTIQQLIMEKDQALADLNSVEKSLADLFRRYEKMKDVLEGFRKNEEVLKRCAQEYLSRVRKEEQRYQALKIHAEEKLDKANADIAHVRVKSKQEQACHQASLRKEQMKVESLERTLEQKNKEIEELTKICDELIAKMGRS; translated from the exons GTCGAAGCTCCTGCTGAGAGTTTGACCCGGAGGGACGACCGAGCGCTTCTGACCGACGCCTCGACCGGCCGGCAGGGTCTGCTGGCCGAACCAGCGCTGCCAGACATCGCGGTCATCGCCGGAGTGGAGGAGAGCGCATGTGAGCCCGGAGACGAGCTCGAGTTTCCGCACGACCTGCTGCCCAGTCTCGACTTCAGCAGTGAGTTCCACATCTGGGAGTCCTCGTTGGG CAGAGCTCAGAGCAGCTCAGGCGAGAGGAAATGTGAGCAGGGGAACCCCCTGCTGGCAGGCCTGCAGCCACACATGGACAGCCGACCACAGGGGGTGATCGATGCGAG GCCTCACGACAGCGACCCACTTCTGCCAGATGCTCAGCCGCCACCTCAGCCGGCTGCCGCGCCTTGCCAGGTTTCCAAAAGCGTGACCCCTCCCTTATCGCTGCTCGTAGACCGGGAGCTCCAAGAGGCCTTCCAGCAATGTGAAGAACAAATGGCCTCACTTGGCATGTTTAATCCCATAGAGCCCCCAAGCACCACGTCTGAGACGGTTAAAGTAGAGAGGAAAACTGGAGACGGGTTGGTTAATAAATCCTATGAGTCATCGCCACCTCCTCCTATCGTTATCCAGCAGGGACATAGCAACGGGGTCCATGGAAACAAGAGCACACACGGAGACAGTGAGGCAGCAAACCCTCGGACGGATACAGTTGTGTTTAGTTTCAGGAATTACATATTGGGCACAGAGAGTAGTCCTACGGCCGCAAAGAAAGAGAGTGAAATAGAAGCAAAACACAGCCTGGATAAATGTCCAGAGCTTAAGACGGACAAAGAAATAAAGATGGTGGAGCAGAAGGAAACACCCACGCAGACACAATTAGAAACAACTAAAGATTTATTTAAAGAAGAAGACAATTATATTGCTCTCTCTGACAGAGAGGAGCGTGTCAACTCTTATGCAGCCGTTGGGGAACATTGCACTCTAGATTGTAATTCAGTGATTAAGGAAGAAGGTACGGAGGCAACCACAGAGACTGTAGATACAAAGAAAGATAATTGCGGCAATGAGTCCAGTAATtgcgtttgtgtttttgaaaaaggAGAGACTGATGATTCAGTTAATGAAACATCAGAGGGCAGTAAAGATGCATTCGCAGAGACAACAACGGGAGCAAACAATTACAGGGATCAGGATCAGGAGGCAAACACAGACAAATGGATGAATTCGTGTGACAAACATGCGGGGCTGGAcaaaaaggcaaagaagaaagaaaaaaagaaacaaaggaaaaagaaaaaagtggaaGAGAAGCACATAGAGactgaaaacaaagcaaaaactcagcctgaaaatgatttaaaggaCACATCTCTCAAGAATGCAGGAAATCACAAAGGTTCAACGGCAGATATCAAACCCGGGACACGGGCAGATGGTCAGAATGTGATTTGTGGGGAGCAGCCTGATAATGGGTGTGACTCCAAGCGACAGCTGAGTCCCGGGGGAAGCCCCAGCCCCCCACTATCATCCCCCCACAGCAGGCTGGATCATCTTACTGACTCGATCTGTTCACCTGTGTCCAACCGAGCTTTTTCACATAACCACATAACGGACGCCCCATGTGGCGTTAATCACAGCTCAATCCTGCAGCGGAAGCAACATGTAACCGAATGTGTCATTGACAACCACAATACACCAGGGACGTATGTCCAAAATGCAGTTATCAATGCATCTGTTCATCCTGAAAAGAGATCGTGTCCACAAACCAGGGAGGCTAAAGTTACCTCCGACGCAGCGATACTCTCACATGAGAATCGCAGCCCACTCTCAAACACCCAAACTTGTGTGGGAGCGAGCGGCGTGGACGCTGCCCTTGAAGAGGCTTCAGTAGTGGTTGCTGCGTTGCCACTGGCAACACCCACGATGCCAGAAGTGATAGAAAGCAAGCGAGAGGGAGAAAGCGAGAGGCGTGATTCAGGCGAGAGAGCGGCTACTGTAGCAATcgcggagagggagagagcggtaGGAGACAAAGATCTGGGAGGAGTAGAGAAGTGCTCTGGCTCCGCCgacggagagaaagaaggacTCCTGGACAGCCTTTCTCCGCTCGCGTTAATCTGTTCACGGGGCGAAGAGGGCGAGGCTGCATCTAAGGAGAGCCGCAGCGTCAAAATGCCACACAGCTCGACAGAGGCTGAAATGAACGGAGCGAGAGGGACGAGCGCTCGCAGTCCAGACGCGGAGATGCCAGCAGATAAGGGAGACGGAGCAAAGGAGGCTCCCCTGTTAGCAGCCTGTAGCGATACTCCTCCCTACGGGCTACTCACTGGTCCTGATTGTCTGGATCACAGTGCTGCGCGATCGGGGGgagcaggggagggaggaggaggaggaggaggaggaggaggagaggatgtggGAAAGAAAGCCAGGCTGACCAAAGTGCACAGTTTATTCAGCCAGCCAGAAGGCTCTGCTAGCGGGGTGTCATCAGCTGGGACCGAGTCGCCTCCGCCCACCAATGTTGCAGAGTCACAGCTGAGGTCACAAAGCTGGAGTGAGCCGATTGCTACCATATCTGGGACCATCTGCACTGAACAGGATCGTCATGAAGAAGCAATCTTACCTCTCCTCATCGAACTGAGGTCCGGCGATACTAACGGAGGGGTAAGGGCTGATCTCGGAAATAATTTGATTGCAGAGGATGCCCCGTCTTGTGAGAAGTCATCcatcacagagacagagagaaacgaCGGCCAAGTCGTCCCGCCTTTACTCCCACCTCAGCACCTGCATACTTCTCAACAAATCCTAGCCGAGCGAGCACTGGGTGTGCTCGTAGGGCAGAGCAGTAGAGGCACCAGTAGAGGCAACAACAGGGTTCACTTCGCAGACTCAGTGAAACAAGAAGGCGGTTCCTCTGTGGTTGTAGGGCGCATGGCGGTGTCGACTATGGACTGCGCCTCTTTGCCTCCGCTGACCGTACATGAGAGCTTGCGCTATCCCGTCGTCGAGGCCAGCTACACCTTCCCGGACTTCCTTGGGGTGGAGAAGTCAGAAATCGCCACAAATGCAGCGCACGCCGCGGATGAACTAGCAACACGGAGCTCGGCCGACTTTCCAAAGCCACAGAAAGATGTCCGTCTGGATGAAGGAGGTAAAGATACCGGGGAGAAGATTAAAGAGGATCCAGTAGGTAACGAAAACTTGAAGACAAACTCTGTGGATTTAAAATCAGTGGACATGACCTGCTCAAAACAGCGTCCAAGTGCTACCGAGAGGAGTCAGACTGGGGACCTTTCACAAAGAGTAGAAAGAGCCACCGCTGATGCTGATCATTCAATAGATGAAGAGGTGTCAGCAAAGGTGACCAAGCACTCAAAGGGGGACACAGAGAAGGAAGCCTTAAATCCGGGTTTGTCGACTgagaaaaagataaataagTTACATGCTGAGTTTCAGAAATCACCTGTAATCTGCGATGAAGGTAACCAACACCCTCCATCTTCATGTTCTTTGGATCCAGCTGACGATGTTACCCGCCAGCCTTTAAGCGATGTCTCTGCTGACCTACCTGGTGAGCAGCTCTCTACTGACCTTGTGACCTGTTCAGATACTGAAACTGTGACCATGATCTGCACAGCCTCTCCCCAAACAAAGCCTAGGGACCCAAACGATCAGCCTCCCACCCATTTGGATCAAACACCTCCTCATGGACGGGTTACCACAGATGCCATGGAGATCGAAAGTCACTCTTGTGATCTGACGATGGAGGAATCAGCGACTTCAGAGGAAGTGACAGTCTGTGATCCGTCAATTCCTGTTATAGAGCAATGTTCCAGTAACTCTTCTTTAGTGCTGCAGCCTCCTGGCCCAATGTTGAGTCACTTGGAGTTCATCACTGACAGTGATGTCTCACTTCCTGAGCACACGATAATCTGCGGCAGTGATGGTGACGCCACCAAAGTCGAGGGAGGAGCTGATGGCAACAAGAGCAGGGAGATGACACGCACGTCTTCGGCACCGGATCTGCAGCACGGCGATATCGGCGTTAAAGAAGATGAGACGTGTTTAAAACCGGAGGACGGAAATTATACTATGGAATCTGTCGCTGAACTTGACAATTCTGCATTCAACAATCGGAATATTCCATTTACActactgggaaatgtgtttcCTCCTCAGCCACCAAGTGCAGGCAATGTATTGGCAAAAGGTTTGTCTGGTAATGTAATTTCTCAATCTCACACTGAGCCAGGCCCTACTTGCTTCAAACCCAGTATTTGTGTAGCCTCCATTACGGATGATCTCTTTAACATCAGCTGCCAACGCAGTTCTGACCTGCCTACCAAAGAGGCTTGTGATGACATTAAACAAAAAGATATGAATAAGACACCGGGAGGTCAGACCTCTGTGGTGTTtgcagagaaaaaggaaaaagttgaAGAGGCGACAATGGATAATCAAAAGGAAGCAGCAGACAGCGGCAAGCTGCAGACAGGAAAGACCgtcaaaacacaacagcagtgtTACGGGCCAGATGAAGAGGCTGTAGATACAATTGAAGTCCTGCAGGTACCACATGAACATGAAGTCAAAAATACTGAATCAACAGGAACGAATATTAATGAAGGAGAAACAAAAATTGCCTTTGCATCTCAAAGCCAGACTTCTTCATTACCTGCCCTGAAACCTGCCGGGTCCCCTAGAGAAGGTCTAGGCTCTAAGGTAGAGTCTGGTATCGAACCTCACACCGTTCATGTCCTGAGTTTGTGCCAAACTCCGACAGCAACGCCGGAACGCTGCTCTCACGGGGCCACGGCACCAGACGTGAGTGCAGCTCTTGGCCAATCACGGTCCACGCCAGAGCCAAACTGTTTTGCTCAGCAACAGGAGCAGCCGCAGTGGCCTCTGGGATCCAGACATCCCGCGGAGGAATTATCAGGGGACTGTCTAGAGCGGGGAGAAGGGACTAACCGTCAGGGCAGGCCGATCCCAGCACTGGTTTTAGGGGGGACAGGGGTGGTAGAGGGAGGAGACAGCTCAGTTTGGAGTGTGGATGAGTGGACACGCGACGGCAGCAGTGGtgatggagaagaaggagcCAAATCTACAGCAGCTCTCGACGGGGTTTATGTGCCGTCTCACCTCGCCGGCGATGTTGATGAGAGTGGAAGGGCGGCTGAGAGAAATGCCTCGGCCGGCATAGTGAGAGTCACGGCCTCCTCTCATGCAGAAGAGATAAGACAGGGGGTGAACGAGAATAAATGCCCAGCGTTAGCGGTGGCTGGGTCAGATACAGACACTGGGTTTGCGAGTGAGCTGGTTTGTAAAGGTCAGCAAAAAGGCAATCTATCAACAGACCGTCAAGACCAACACGGAGAACAAGAGACCTCCAAGAACACTGCAGTATCTGTTGAGTCAGCATCAAAGGAACCCGAGGCATCGCTTGTACAAACAACTGTTTTATCAAAGTTCAGCACAGACAGTCAAGGCATTCATCCAGTGGTTTTTCCTTGTGAAAACCAGGCAGGAGAAATCCACACAAGCATGTTCAGTACTCTGGTTGTGCAAGCAGGATCCGTGGAAAAGGATTTCAGGGATGCAAATGCGAAAAGCAACAGTGGTGTAACGGAGGAGCGTGAAATTCAGGACACAGCGTGCGAGCCTCTCGAGCTACAAAACGCTGCTGAAACTACAGCCACACAAAGCAGCCCAGCAGTACAAACACCCATAAAAGGCCCCGATGTAGAGGAGACCACAAAGGAAGATAAAGCAGCCTTGGGCAAAGAGAAAGCTAGCAGGCAGGGTGAGGGACAAATTGAGATTGAGGCAATGACAAAGCAGGAGGTCACAGATCAAACTGGGAGTGCTAAAGACAGTAGCTCATTTGGTGTTTCTAAGGAATCAGGAAATGACACCTCCGAGTACGAAGGAATGTCCGATGGAAAAACTGTTGAAGAAGTGTCTGTGAACCCAGAGGCTGGCGACCTGCCAGCCGGGAAGCCAGAAACAAACCGGATTCAAGCATTAAAAGAGGCCGCAAAGCTTTCTCAGTGTGAACAAGAGACATCGAG ACCCCTCCCATCTCTGGAGTCTCCTCAATTAGAGTTTCTCACTCCGACTGAAGAACCAGCAGCCCCTTGGAGACAAGAGGAGATCCATCCACCAGATCGAGCAGCGGACAatacaacagagacaccagcTCTGAATATTTTGAAGAAGCCAGTGGATCTTCCTAAACCTTTAAAGAAGACCGCAGAGCTCCTAGAACCAACTCGGAGCACAAAGGCAGTGTTCCTAGAAGAAGCGGTGAAGGTAGAGCTCCCGAAAGCACCACAGCAGACAGTAGAGCTCCCAGAACCAACACAGGGCACCAGAGTAGAGGTCCCAGAGGAGGATAGAGTAGAGCTCCCGAAAGCACCACAGCAGACAGTAGAGCTCCCAGAACCAACCCAGGGCACCACCAGAGTAGAggtcccagaggaggaggagagagtagAGCTCCTGACAGCTGCCCAGCAGATAGTAGAGCTCCCAGAAGGAACACAGGGCACCAGGGTAGAggtcccagaggaggaggagaaagtagAGCTCCCGAAAGCACCACAGCAGACAGTAGAGCTCCCAGAACCAACACAGGGCACCAGAGTAGAGGTCCCAGAGGAGAAGAGAGTAGAGCTTCTGACAGCTGCCCAGCAGATAGTAGAGCTCCCAGAACCAAGAAGGGAGCCACAAACTTCctcagaaaaagaagaacagcCACCTGAGCTCCTTGAATCAACAAAAAGCCCGGAAGAGATACCAGAACCTACAAATAATGAAATAGAGATCCCGGAACCAAACAAGGCGTCAACAGAGCCCCCTGAACCAGAGAAGAGGCTGAGCAGGGAGCTGCCGGAGGAGCCCAGAGAAACACCTGTTGAGAGCCAACCTGGGGAGACATTTAAAGTTCCAGCAGTCCAGGACCCTGCTGAGGAGCGACAGGACAGCGG GTCCTCCCTCGCTGAGCAGGCAGGGAGAGGCGACCGAGTCCCGgcctctcccccaccccctgccCCCGAACACCACCTCTCGCCCGCCGTCCCACCTCACCTCCAAGACACCACAGAATTTCCCACGCCTCCTCCGACTCCCCCGGAGAGGCACACTCCTGAAGCTCCGCCAACCCCACCTGCATCTCCCTGcatccctcctgctcctctcccagcccccgcctcccctcctttAAACCCTGCCTCCCAGTGTGAGGACCgctgccctgctgctgcaccCTGCCCGGCTCCTTTGAG GAGTTCAGACTCTGATGGAGCGTTTGAGACCCCTGAAGCCACAACCCCAGTGAAGGCTGTTTCTCCCATAGATCCCCCAACCCAGCAACTAACGTCCGATGACAAAG TAGCAGACTCTGAATTGACCTCGGCCGATGCCACATGTGGTACCCCTACCATAGTTTTTGATGAGAACAAGCCCATCGCAGCCAGCGGCCAATACAACATTGAGTTTCCAGCCGATTCGACAAGTCACACTCTGACCCGCTCACTCAGCCTCCAGGGAGGAGAACTAGACAGCGGCGGCCTGTTGGACGGATCCTCCGTGGGAGGCTTCCGTCCACATTCTGAATCCTTCAGCGTCGGCACTGAGAGTGCCCCGGGGACCCTCCGCAGGCCCAAGAAGGTCCACCCTGGGTCTGTGAGGAAGAAGCCTCTTCCGAGACAGAACTCCAACCCAGAGAGTCCGAGGCcagcctcctccagcagcaccccGGAGATCAAGAAGCGCGCGAAGCCTCGAACGGCCAGCCCTCTCCAACCtcaggaggaagcagagggggGATCTGCCACCCCCAGCCCCGGAGGAACCCTCCGCAGGACCAGGAAGAGCCGGGTGGAgactcctcctcccctgccGGAGGAGGCCAACAGCACTAGCCAAGAGGAGGGCCTGGTCGTCCCTGCCTTACCCTTGTGCCAGGAGGACACCCCTCTCGTGAGTAGTCCGACGGGCAACGGCGAATCCCCCATCCCCCCTAATACCTCCTACAAATGGGATCCAGATAATTTTGAGGACATCGATCCTTTCAATACCGGAGGTAGTAAAGTTGCCAATTCCCCCGTTCTTGGCCGTAAAGGCCCCGTGTGTGCCCCCATCGCTACCCCTCCCGAGAGTCCCCCCATCTCCTCTGTAGAGCCGGGTCCCCCAGCTCCTCTTCAAGAGCCAATCACTAACCCAGAAGAGCAACCCATCATCCCCACGCGTCAGTCAGTGAGGCTGGAGTTTGACTACTCTGAGGAGGGCAGTGAGGCGTCGCACCAGGCCTCTCTCCCACCCAAGAAAGTGGGCAAGAAGCCCGGAGGGAAGATGCCTCTGAGGAAACCAAAGCTGGGGCTGAAGAAGGCCCCCAAAGCGCAGACAGAGCAGCTGGACAACAATCCTCCAGCAACCCACAATGGCAACGAGGAGGACATTCCTGTGCCCCAAGTGTCTTACAAGTTGGAACCCGACAAGTGGGATGATCCCAACTTCAACCCATTTACCTCTAAGAAAGGAATCACCAACTCCCCCAAACAGTCTCGGCCCTCACATGCCTTTGACACCAATGACTTTGACGACTCAGAAGACCCTTTCAAATCCTCCAATAAGATGGCCAACTCACCCCCGAAGGCTACTGCCTCCTTCGACCTGTCATCCAACGACTACGACAATGAAAATGATAACGACAACATTGGAGAACTAGAGAACCAAAATCAGAACAAACCtggcaagaaaaagaaaactccaATCAAATC TAATACTTTCAGAGTGAAAAGGTCGCCAAAGAAATCCCCGTTGTCCGACCCGTCCCAG GATCCTACGCCCACAGATGAAACTCCCTCTCTGCGGCCAAAGGACGACCACGCCACGGACGAGGAGAAGCTGGCCTCCTCCACCGGTCACAAGTGGGCCGCCCTGCACGACATGGAAGCAGATTTGAACTCTGACCAGCAAGACTTCCCTCAGCCGTCCGACCTCACGTCCTTCGTCAATGAGAACAGTCTTCCTCCCCAGACTCCAG TGCAAGACTATGAGATTGAGTACATGGAGAAGCTTGGCTCTGCTTCGCCT CCGCTGTCCGTGAAGAAGCCGTCTTTGTACTTGAAGCTGGACTCCGTATCTGACAGCTTAACCAAGAATACGTGTGCGCATGGATCAGAGCCCAGTTCCCCCTGCACAGG GAGTTTTGAGGAGATGGAGGCCCAGATAACAGCGGATATGAAGACACCAGTGCTGAGCACCCGGTCCGGACCCCAGGGCTCCGCCGGGGACAAAGGCAGGAAGAGAGAGGGCGAGTCCCTCAGCCGAACGCAGAGCGCGGAGAGGGACGAGCAG TCCCCTTACCAGGGCCCCGTGGAGGCCCCTGCTCCAGTCCTGGCCATGCCCCTGTTAGACAGGCTGTCTGAGTGTGACGACTTCCTGCAGTACCTGGAGCCTGACCTGGCTGAGACCAACCCCACCGCATTCGCCGGAAAACTGCAG GAGGAGCTGGTGCTTGCTGCCCTGAGGATAGAGGCTCTGCAGGTAGCCAAAAACATCTCTCAgtgcccctccctctccact cacagagatgcGTGTTCTCCAGTGGAGAGTGGAGTGTCCAAGAACTCACTTTACACCAGGACCACCACCAGCTACATTGAAGGGGAGAGCACCAACCTGCCCAGAGAACTGGACCACTCGCTGGGAATCGCACGGGATGAG ATCGTAACAAAGGAGAAAGAAGTGCTGGAGTGGCAGAGGAAGTATGAAGACAGCCgacaggaggtggtggagatgaG GAGGATTGTTGCTGAATACGAGAAGACGATCGCACAGATGATTG